One segment of Terriglobia bacterium DNA contains the following:
- a CDS encoding glycosyltransferase: protein MKVMLLIPHISDGGAEKILSDLSFNLEMGEIVLVVFEKRPGYPFQGRLLSMDLPIEKNSMIGRALGFVRRTVRFKRLLRKEQPDCVISFMGEANFINALVAPRPILTVHNHLSSSSYLRGKMEARIFDVLLKTLYTRAAIIAVSDTIKADLVTYFGIPEDRIAVIVTSVDGEQIRSRAAEEVDCPWDRTAPVIITVGRLHPLKGQWHLLRAFAEVRKTMNCRLAILGTGELEEYLRRLARELGIEKDVSFLGWQENPFKFLARADLFVLSSVTEGLSLVLMEAMACRLPVISTRCLGPAEILAPRGAAEFGMLTPAVDERMYSGADPLTPEEAAMADAMLQMLSNPELRQRYIAAGLERLKDFDRAVFLEKYRQVIRSVGKEPQEAQEAQEKSRFS, encoded by the coding sequence TGAAATGGGGGAAATAGTGCTGGTCGTCTTTGAGAAGAGGCCCGGCTATCCGTTTCAAGGCCGCCTTCTCTCGATGGATCTGCCTATTGAGAAGAATTCGATGATAGGGCGGGCGCTCGGATTCGTTCGTAGAACCGTCAGGTTCAAACGGCTGCTGAGAAAAGAGCAGCCGGACTGCGTGATCAGCTTCATGGGAGAAGCGAATTTCATAAACGCGCTTGTCGCTCCGCGGCCGATACTGACGGTGCACAACCACCTTTCATCGAGTTCATACTTGCGCGGCAAAATGGAGGCGAGGATCTTTGATGTTCTCCTGAAGACGCTTTACACACGGGCGGCCATCATTGCGGTTTCCGACACGATCAAAGCAGACCTGGTCACGTATTTTGGCATTCCCGAGGACCGCATTGCCGTTATCGTCACTTCCGTCGACGGCGAGCAAATCCGGAGCAGAGCTGCGGAGGAAGTGGATTGTCCATGGGACAGAACCGCGCCCGTCATCATTACGGTGGGGCGGTTGCATCCCCTGAAAGGGCAGTGGCATCTGCTGCGCGCCTTTGCCGAGGTTCGCAAGACGATGAACTGCCGGCTGGCCATCCTGGGGACGGGCGAACTGGAAGAGTATCTGCGGAGGCTTGCAAGGGAACTGGGCATCGAAAAAGACGTCTCTTTTTTGGGATGGCAGGAGAACCCATTCAAGTTTCTGGCCAGAGCCGATTTATTCGTGCTCTCTTCGGTGACTGAAGGTCTCTCGCTGGTGCTTATGGAGGCCATGGCCTGCAGGCTTCCGGTCATCTCAACCAGATGCCTTGGTCCGGCTGAAATCCTGGCGCCGCGAGGCGCTGCGGAGTTTGGGATGCTGACGCCGGCAGTGGACGAGAGAATGTACAGCGGCGCCGATCCGCTTACCCCCGAAGAAGCAGCGATGGCGGATGCGATGCTCCAGATGCTGAGCAATCCGGAACTGCGGCAGAGATACATCGCAGCGGGACTGGAGAGGTTGAAAGATTTTGATCGTGCCGTGTTCCTTGAGAAATACCGGCAGGTGATACGGTCGGTGGGGAAGGAGCCACAAGAAGCACAAGAGGCTCAAGAGAAGTCGCGTTTTTCTTGA